The Drosophila nasuta strain 15112-1781.00 chromosome 2L, ASM2355853v1, whole genome shotgun sequence genome window below encodes:
- the LOC132783662 gene encoding cilia- and flagella-associated protein 91-like, which translates to MPAQEAGVMNVLFEARRMRNSSSTSRHSGSSPRVAPLEVKRVKSKESVQLLVEPPKHAKRVTFSKQKQQQQQQHQQQRQQTVVKDTEMQTGLTSCLITNPTLEPRAAGGANNPAERKVGWLARTDSECQFKAPGIDFLTERDTNVITFEVKMRDSLQSVKDYTTKCDYFPKFVDKRPFKDQATQTLYRESSAQTLAYLPDIVDKEQSEHLELFNLATLLPGDKPPGLYEVEILERARKRWAFNQALKTNFMQQLHEARESAINSKYRPILEAFEWEQWIEREEYIQECQMMRLEIVIRMFDKRERQMHTASKTRIEEACATIEKRRQHGLNKNEIKYQRAMRRLQIEHSGTSRRWKKQSPMQALGSPCSEFYGPLIRHGVDPARRNFVGDGRKAFDMRIDSLEKRVDMDKLECPFTKLKEWSKPKEYVKEYEQNFCSDKHLQKLYESLKTLRSQATRQKTAPKCLKRRPKVASEVDARISYNYEDVDATDFFRDRARRSDVAELKVSEELSPEQILAIRNFLEDEERRKHSPDIAEQMMRERRTEDLEQLLHIYEGGTIGWIMQFLSEEMERLKEQRKLHFFSILAQKERWRREAAEAGLRQKENNLRILYEDIFQQSNVVNNEVTEDYINTILTTDMAHIAENNAAESVIVLAKQIDADIQRWLDNIKLVQTPLTYEPLRELLRAMVFPDLNTLVIKYEKTLIAKYIIDDVLFGRIWEELETYDIATVIGSDLIDRLIDNDLYFFSTESEGETPRPRIANIEVEAILRKVIRQAVPGRRWKTETERVAHENCNDLFDGIFDRILEEMNRDIEPMEPVELHQAFSRQLISKRDNIRELEEENLQKRRLDETVAEGEIENIMHLKTQVLSLLKKMKGDKITKALDTDEHYLGDAKVKIEDDQSDALVHLHVYKEREKISEVEGDVHSIISMLDVTNEEHFATVKHPGPESDIADDTSSSRMTYIGVEFGTKTKKPEDQLIHAFHELIDGTVPSDAYTEYEADDESSWWPRDDYVGEGKEEELLISTTDASTVLRQQSSSEASLKGTLKRPAVSRPPSRVGSLAASKQASQAELPKAQIPRATSLLIDEEEDEHPLGNLSSNKTSNTFFDARDTKKFSGVSSHYDLTAPNDEVSQSGKSVKSVKSEDKNSQHRE; encoded by the exons ATGCCAGCTCAAGAGGCGGGCGTAATGAATGTGCTCTTCGAAGCGCGTCGTATGCGCAACAGCAGCTCGACATCGCGGCACAGCGGCTCCTCGCCCCGCGTTGCACCCCTCGAGGTGAAGCGGGTCAAGTCGAAGGAATCTGTGCAGTTGCTGGTGGAGCCGCCAAAGCATGCCAAACGTGTGACCTTTAGcaaacagaagcagcagcagcagcagcagcatcaacagcagcgacaacaaaccGTAGTTAAGGATACGGAAATGCAGACTGGTTTAACCTCATGTCTGATAACAAATCCCACGCTGGAGCCACGTGCGGCAGGCG GTGCCAATAATCCGGCGGAGCGTAAAGTCGGTTGGTTGGCGCGGACGGACAGCGAGTGTCAATTCAAGGCACCGGGCATTGATTTCCTAACGGAACGCGACACAAATGTCATCACATTCGAGGTTAAGATGCGTGATTCACTGCAGAGCGTCAAGGACTACACGACCAAGTGCGATTACTTTCCTAAGTTTGTGGACAAGCGACCCTTCAAGGATCAGGCCACACAAACGCTTTACAG GGAATCTTCGGCACAAACTCTCGCATACTTGCCAGACATTGTGGACAAGGAGCAATCTGAACACCTGGAGCTCTTTAATTTGGCCACGCTGCTGCCGGGTGACAAGCCCCCTGGACTCTACGAGGTGGAAATACTCGAAAGGGCACGCAAACGTTGGGCCTTCAATCAAGCGCTGAAGACGAACTTTATGCAGCAGTTGCACGAGGCACGCGAAAGTGCGATCAATAGCAAATATCGTCCCATACTCGAGGCCTTCGAGTGGGAGCAATGGATCGAGCGGGAGGAATACATACAAGAGTGTCAGATGATGCGCTTGGAGATTGTGATACGCATGTTCGACAAGCGAGAAAGGCAAATGCACACGGCTTCAAAGACACGCATAGAGGAAGCATGTGCCACCATTGAGAAGCGTCGCCAGCACGGTCTCAACAAGAACGAGATAAAATATCAGCGTGCGATGCGACGCCTGCAGATCGAGCACTCGGGCACCTCGCGTCGCTGGAAGAAACAGAGTCCGATGCAGGCGCTGGGATCGCCGTGCTCGGAGTTCTACGGTCCGCTCATACGTCATGGCGTCGATCCGGCACGTCGCAATTTTGTGGGCGACGGACGCAAGGCATTTGACATGCGTATCGATAGCCTGGAGAAGCGTGTCGACATGGACAAGCTGGAGTGTCCGTTCACCAAGCTCAAGGAATGGTCCAAGCCCAAGGAGTATGTGAAGGAGTACGAGCAGAACTTCTGTTCCGACAAGCATCTGCAAAAGCTCTACGAATCTCTGAAGACGCTGCGTTCGCAGGCGACGCGCCAGAAGACAGCACCAAAGTGCCTGAAGCGTCGCCCGAAGGTAGCTTCCGAGGTGGATGCGCGCATCAGCTACAACTACGAGGATGTGGATGCTACGGACTTTTTCAGGGATCGGGCACGACGCTCTGACGTCGCTGAATTGAAAGTGAGCGAGGAACTTTCACCCGAGCAAATACTGGCCATACGCAACTTCCTTGAGGATGAGGAGCGACGCAAACACAGTCCCGATATTGCGGAGCAAATGATGCGCGAACGTCGTACCGAGGATCTAGAGCAGCTGTTGCACATCTACGAGGGCGGCACCATTGGCTGGATTATGCAGTTTCTTTCGGAGGAAATGGAGCGACTCAAGGAGCAGCGTAAGCTGCATTTTTTCTCTATATTAGCGCAAAAGGAGCGTTGGCGTCGCGAAGCTGCCGAGGCTGGACTACGGCAGAAGGAGAATAATTTACGCATACTTTACGAGGACATCTTTCAGCAGAGCAATGTGGTTAACAACGAGGTGACCGAAGACTATATCAACACCATACTGACCACAGATATGGCGCATATTGCCGAGAACAACGCGGCTGAGTCTGTGATTGTTTTGGCCAAACAAATCGATGCGGATATTCAGCGGTGGCTGGACAACATTAAACTGGTGCAAACACCGCTGACCTACGAACCTTTGCGTGAACTATTGCGTGCCATGGTCTTTCCCGACCTCAACACTTTGGTGATCAAGTATGAGAAGACTCTGATAGCCAAGTACATCATAGACGATGTGCTCTTTGGGCGCATCTGGGAAGAGTTGGAAACTTATGACATTGCAACCGTGATTGGCAGTGATCTCATCGATCGCTTGATTGACAAtgatttgtatttcttttcaaCGGAGAGTGAAGGCGAAACACCGCGTCCACGCATAGCCAACATCGAAGTGGAGGCCATTCTGCGTAAGGTCATTAGACAGGCGGTGCCAGGAAGACGCTGGAAGACGGAAACGGAACGCGTAGCACACGAGAATTGCAACGATCTGTTTGATGGGATTTTCGATCGGATTCTGGAGGAAATGAATCGAGATATTGAACCCATGGAACCGGTGGAATTGCATCAGGCCTTCTCACGACAATTGATTAGCAAACGTGATAATATACGTGAATTGGAGGAGGAGAATTTACAGAAACGGAGATTGGATGAAACCGTTGCTGAAGGTGAAATCGAGAATATTATGCATTTGAAGACGCAAGTTTTGTCGCTGCTTAAGAAGATGAAGGGCGATAAGATCACAAAAGCTTTGGATACCGATGAGCATTATTTGGGTGATGCTAAAGTGAAGATCGAGGATGATCAAAGCGATGCATTGGTGCATTTGCACGTCTACAAGGAGAGGGAAAAAATATCCGAAGTTGAGGGTGATGTGCACAGCATAATCAGCATGTTGGATGTGACCAATGAGGAGCATTTTGCTACCGTCAAGCATCCGGGGCCGGAGTCGGACATTGCTGACGATACGAGCAGTTCCAGGATGACATACATAGGCGTGGAGTTTGGCACAAAGACCAAAAAACCGGAGGATCAATTGATACACGCGTTTCACGAGCTCATCGATGGCACCGTTCCCAGTGATGCGTACACGGAATACGAGGCCGATGACGAGAGCAGCTGGTGGCCTCGAGATGATTACGTTGGCGAGGGCAAAGAGGAGGAGCTGCTTATTAGTACAACCGATGCAAGCACTGTTTTGCGACAACAATCGTCATCGGAGGCATCATTAAAGGGGACATTAAAGCGACCAGCTGTATCGCGACCTCCATCGAGAGTTGGATCGTTAGCTGCATCAAAGCAAGCATCGCAGGCGGAATTGCCAAAGGCGCAAATCCCAAGGGCCACAAGTCTGCTGATcgacgaagaagaagatgaacaTCCTTTGGGAAATCTTTCCTCGAATAAAACATCAAATACGTTCTTCGATGCGAGGGACACAAAGAAATTTAGTGGCGTGTCCAGCCACTATGATCTAACGGCTCCCAACGATGAAGTATCGCAGTCAGGAAAAAGCGTAAAGTCTGTGAAAAGCGAAGACAAAAATTCCCAACATCGCGAATAG